A region of Rhipicephalus microplus isolate Deutch F79 unplaced genomic scaffold, USDA_Rmic scaffold_27, whole genome shotgun sequence DNA encodes the following proteins:
- the LOC142786661 gene encoding uncharacterized protein LOC142786661: MPSVWTDFLRRLYADSSVVACFRGTRTQPVRVTRGLRQGCPLSPLLYMLYVAGLEQALVESGVGFAFRLMFGGVAPTWTLPGLVFADDLVLLAERSSDLQKLVTLAADHLKSLGLHFNAEKSAILQFSVSGVETIDVQLPDGGSIPVSNQYRYLGVNLCTSTYIYEKQEEHVRQASVRAANVLRRRSLWGCNRFVLVRELWKAVHVPVLTFANAVICLSAATRQWLERGQREVGRLALACHGRVAVEAIQGDLGWSSYEAREARSKAAYEGRLRLMNDQRWARRVFRYTAIKGMNTPWRRRLHNLCRKYSFLLTLSRRTVRGNGQ, translated from the coding sequence ATGCCGAGCGTGTGGACAGACTTTCTCCGGCGGCTCTATGCAGATAGCTCGGTGGTAGCATGCTTCAGAGGCACCAGAACACAGCCTGTGAGAGTGACAAGAGGACTCAGGCAGGGCTGCCCTTTGTCTCCGCTGCTATACATGCTATATGTGGCGGGACTCGAGCAGGCACTCGTGGAATCGGGAGTTGGCTTCGCGTTCCGCCTCATGTTTGGTGGGGTGGCGCCGACATGGACGCTGCCCGGCTTGGTGTTCGCGGATGATCTAGTATTACTGGCTGAGCGCAGCAGTGACCTTCAGAAGTTGGTAACACTGGCGGCCGACCACCTGAAGAGTCTGGGCCTTCACTTCAATGCCGAAAAATCGGCCATATTGCAGTTTTCAGTTTCAGGCGTGGAGACCATTGATGTGCAGCTTCCCGACGGAGGAAGCATTCCGGTATCAAACCAGTACCGGTATCTCGGTGTCAACCTTTGCACCTCCACATATATCTATGAAAAGCAAGAAGAGCACGTTCGACAGGCTTCTGTGAGGGCCGCCAACGTGCTGCGACGGCGGAGTCTGTGGGGGTGCAACCGGTTTGTACTGGTGCGCGAACTGTGGAAGGCAGTACATGTGCCAGTGCTGACTTTCGCCAACGCCGTCATCTGCCTGTCTGCAGCAACACGCCAGTGGTTGGAAAGAGGTCAACGTGAGGTCGGGCGACTGGCGCTGGCGTGTCATGGACGTGTGGCTGTCGAAGCTATACAGGGCGACCTCGGATGGTCAAGTTACGAGGCACGCGAGGCAAGGAGCAAGGCGGCCTACGAAGGACGTCTTCGCCTCATGAATGACCAGCGGTGGGCCCGTCGTGTATTTAGATACACAGCTATCAAGGGCATGAACACACCATGGCGCAGGCGTCTCCACAATCTGTGCCGCAAGTACTCCTTTTTACTGACCCTGTCCAGGAGGACAGTGAGAGGAAATGGGCAGTAG